The region AACCATATCCCAACATTTCGCCGAACTAGCTAGCTCTTAATGCGTCACATaaattttcctcttttcttaTTTGCTTCGCcaatataggtatatacaaAACTGCAGACATCTCATCGCGGAATTAATCTTCATTCTTCTTTTTGCAATTGGCTATACCTAacttaagaattatttaatagttaTGTAAAAATCTATCATGGAGTATTTTCTCTTTGAATAAGAAGATGAAAAGTGACATTTTTCGATATTGTATcatctgtattatatattattgtatattgataaaagataGAGAAGAAAATTGTGAGACGCACaataatatttcgaaaagCGATATAGCTTTTCtgctttaaatattgtaatcttagagatattttatttattgtaaattcgcgcgcgcgcacatttCTTTTATAGCACTAATTCGAATTAGCACTGACAAATTGTCACTGTCACTGTTATTCTTCCTACTATCATTCTCGTTACGTGGCTAAGTCTCGACTGCCTCGACGAAAACGACCCTGCCATTGCAGATTCGTTAATAATGCACGGTCAAAATATCCAGcgattcttttctctttcagaGACGGAATTTCTTTAGCGATATAGCGATGGCAAAAAGTATCTGCAAGCTGCGCGCTTTCCATGGgtcttttgaatttttcaacgGTTTCACTCATTTCGCCTCCTTGTTACAAACGtaggaaaattttttcttgtacgTCGCGGTTGCGACTGTTCATTTGCGGGGTCTTCGacagcaaaaagaaaaaaagaacgaaacgtaaaaaatatggTTCTGCCGATCAGTGAACTTGGACCTGCTCTTTTTGCGCGCCCTccattataatttatgcatCATACCCTTTCGCCAAATGAACACTTTGACGAGACGATAATGGTGCACGTTCTTTCTGGCtgttacaatatttatgaCGGTGCAAGGTATCGCGTGTCAAGAATTTCGTCGGAGGCATGCGTGATAATAATGTTCAAATGGTGGGGATAATATCGTTGAGACGAAGGAAGGCCAGTAATCCTTTGACCAATGGATCGTTCAGACGAATATAATggtattaattctttttcgttattagttaataattctaataaaacatagatgcaatataaaattatatctctcGTCATAATTcaagattattatatcaagtttttatttttgtaagggAGAAGAGAGCACAATGCGGAGCGAGatgaataaaaaagacattttgaatttcgaAACAATTAAGgtacttttttcttaaagatcGCATTACAGATAATACatcgcattttattattaaattaatctgcTGCATCTGTAACacgatgattaaaaaataaatactttatttttatagtgtcaaaatcttttatattctgcaatttcaatatttctctctcttttctctctttatgtatttttttaatttttagtctGCAACTATGAGTTCTTAtacaaaagtaatataaatctGTGAATTTATATGTCAATcttatatacttaatattttaatgaaaaaaataaaatttttattaagaaattttataattgtgtatgtatattcTCTTCAATTTTCAGGATTCTTactataaagttataaaaaatatatataagcttaCGGTGTAcggtgtattaatattttaataaaaagttttaaagtgAATGTGTGAAGTTTTACAGTGTAATGTGATATTCAAGTCAGcaaattctaatatatttgattGCTTAATTACATAGATTTGGAATGGGCGATCGGTCTGAACCGTTGCATGTTGAAAATTATCGGTTTGTGGCCGGAAGAAACCAAAGATCACcgtgaaaaattattgtcgAAGCTTcgattgttattaaatatcatcATGTTGATTTTCGTATTAACAATACCGGCTCTAGTGTCACTGATAAGAGTATGGGGCGATATGATACTGATGATAGATAATTTACAATACACGCTGCCTCTTTTGATCACGGCACTGAAAGTCTTCATTATGTGGCACAAGAAAGAAGgtacttttatcatttaacGAATTATTTGCCTCAGTCTTTCAGGTTTCTCTCTCCTTTATCATCTTTTATTGAACTTATACGTAAAATTTGTTTCCTATTTTTGGaaactattaaattttaacaaatatatagtATCAAAATCAACCATCAAGATTGAGgacataataatgttataatagaataataatttcatatatgtatatgtatgtatacatacataatcgAAGACACATGATTTTCCTAGTTTTATCGCCGATAGTTAACATGATCGTGAAAGACTGGATGAGagtgaaaatagaaaaagagcgAAGTGTCATGCTAAAACAAGCCAGGATCATCCGTTCGCTAGCCATATGCGGAGTCATCATGATCCTTTGTACACTGGTGGTGGCCATCGGCTGTTTCTTTTTCGGCCAGTCGGTTAGGCACGTAACGAATTTCACCGATCCGATTGGAAAGCCTTTGCCGATCCAAACATACTATCTGCATGATGTATCCAGCAGCCCGAAATACGAATTAACATATTTGATACAAATAATCGGGCTGACTGCATCCGGTTTCTCTTATACCGCAGTTGACAACTTCCTTGGACTTCTGATTTTACACGTATGCGGCCAGATGGAAAATTTGCATGTGCGAATACTGAATCTGGGGAAGGATCCGAATTTCAAAGCGGTTTTAAAGTACAATGTGAAAGACCACATCCGCTTAATCAGGTTCTGACAATGAGTCGAAAATGTTTACGAGTCATGTTCAAACATGGACTGGACTGGActtaatgttctttttttttaagaaattaaagaatttatatcaGCAAAGTTTGAtttgctaaaaataaaaaaaaaaacacggcgtacatacaattttagtttatattttaacttacGTCAACTTTAATTTCTTAGAAATAAGCCATAAatgtagaatttaaaatatttgaatatatgtagaatttagaatttttctattattccgTAGAAACTGTAGTAaccattttatatatgttatcgcatgcaaaattctttattttgtgcTACATCTAATTTGCAGATCTATAGAAATCATTGATAATACATTCAATTTAATGCTTCTCGGCCTGTTATTCTTCTTTGGCATACTATTTTGTCTTCatggatttttaataattagcgTAAGTAAAGATAATTGTGCGTCATTTTACTAAGATTAAGTCGATTACATCGACCAGATTAGATCAACGTTGTAAGATGCGTTTATCGAAAATGCATCATTGCGCTTTCATAGCTGTTTCGCTATTTACCTGCACCATCTTTCACAtccgatatataattttcaaaacaaaatattttaaaatataatataatatatataatttacaataattctCAGGTTTTTAATCGAAGCGATCACTTGTCGTTTACGCAATTAATTTGGTACATCTCCGAAAGTGTATGTGTTTTAATGCATACGTGTCTTTATTGTGCGATCGGCGAACATCTTATGACTCAAGTAAGTTAGtatggttttttttaaataacgataaagcgcgaattatttaattctatgacatggaatatttttataattttaattgcaaataaaagatACTTAAGAATCATTGTGatttttgaagatataaaCTTCAAATGAATAATCATGATCGTCGTATATGTGCTATTCAaactgtataataaattaccaCCGACTTAATAGCCTTGAGATTTGCagtagaaattatataaatcatactttttgtaattattaataaatagatttaattcTCAATAAATTTAACTGTTCTGCAAttgacataatttaaataattaatcccATTTCTCCTCCATTCTGAATTAATTCCTCAACGAGTAAttagtgtatatataaaacatattttctcAGTCGGAAAAAATACATCGTGCCACGTACGACTACAAATGGTATACACTAGAGCCAAAGAAAGCAAAAAACTTGACGTTAATCATGCTCTGTGTAAAGAAACCAGTCAATATTACAGCAGGAAAAACATTCCCGATGACAATGTCCACGTTCTGCAACGTGAGTTGCGTggaacatataaaatatgcaataatctttttcttattttacttgaattatgagacactattttttttagatcattgtacacattataattttcgagcaatatatttctttcaagtatttaatattttacggtTATCTAAAGGATCAAATGTTTCAGTTGCTAAAAACATCAGCGGGCTATATATCCGTGTTACTTGCCAATCAAGATTAATGCCGACATAATTAGAGGATAAATTAGTTGCTTGTTTAGTACCACTTACGacgtaagataaaaaatttgtttatataaatgtgctatgtataaattttgcaatatacgAGAAAGTTATgtggataattaaaaatatattttttttccacatATCATGCTTCTCTATCATTGCATTTTGATTATGGTGCAATCCAACCATCAATCCTTATATCAACTATTGTGATAGCgtggataaaaaattaacggaataaacaaaaatgattatataagataatatttaagcAAGTATATTACTTTCTtcataatcataaaaattacttttctatGGTATCTGCCTGTTTTTGAAGTAGTAAATCTCCTTTGGGTTTCAACTTGTTGTCCAGAATTTGTTGtgttttttgttctttctctttttgcaATCTAGCATGTCTTTCAACAGCATAATCTACCTCTCCAACTAATTTGATAATTCTTGCCTGGAAATCGATACAGTAAGTATATGATTTCATAACAAGTAATAATCTCCATTTGTTTTACATACCGCATAACCACGTTGTTTATCTAAGCGTGCTTTTTGTCTTATTCCAAGAGGCGTAGGTCTCCcatctttaaatttataatctgGCAAATTTGTCAACAGACCAAAAGTATTTGGATTAGCCGTTAGCCCACgtctaaaaatgtaatataccaattaaacaattacaactgtaaattatacatatggaggggtaaaaaccacagtggtgtaagtcaaatttttaaaaatattttttcgtgtgcatagatgcaatttatatattgtatagattgcatctatgcacgcgagacaaaaaatttaacatacaCCACTATGACTTTTCagatatctaataataataagagaaatatgcatatatcaatatcattaaaataacattgcattaaaacatatattgataaatttcatattctGCATGTAGATTAATTCAAACAAAactaattcttatatttttatatactttttacattAGATATTCTTTATACATACAGATATACAATAAACTTGGGAATAATCATTTTGTTGCTTGATATGTCAGAACAATGTATATTAACGttctatatttaaacatagataatttcaaaaatcataCTTTTGTCTCCACCTCTGGTTCAAATATTGTACACAAGACTGATGAAACCCATTAACCACAATATTATAATCTGAAATAACAGATAGTATAAAACATCATTGATAATATATGTTCGCTAATTACAAGTAATAAATGATTACATCATAAGAAATCTATTCAACAGAGTATAAATTTAGTAAAGAATAAATGTGACAATATTATAGCCGTAataactttttcttctttaatacTAACTTATATGTTGTTCAACACGAAGTACAGCTCTAGCAGTCGATATCATATTTGACgacaatattgtatattaattcgataataacatttatttaatttcttcttacaAAATCTATATTTAGGTTAGGTTACACACACAGCACGTCTCGCCGCcactgtctctctctctctctctctctctctgcagGGATAccaatataaaatgtttgttcTTTTCAGCTACACTTTACAtaccctttttctttctaaaatatttttattttatatatttcaaatatagatAACGTAAGAATGGTAAGAATACGTctacgaaaaataaatatgaaaaatacaattacattcggtacaataaataaaattaataataaattaacattagaGAAGTCAcggttttcttttatttctatcacgTATCAGTTATGTGCATATtacatacaaatttattatatacattaatagtTCTATAAAGAGACATTTAACCATGTACACCCGGAACCCGATATAAAAACtccccgtcgtcgtcgtaatAACAATCTCTGATCCGATACGTCATGCCTGGTTTGTAGAGATGCTTCGCGATCTTTATTGGCTTAGCATAGTTTAATTCTGTATCCGCTTTTTTCTTCCACACTTTGACCCTTGTATCTAACAAATTGTCATCCGCCCCAACGATATTGAAGTCTTTATGCTTGTCCCTAGAAGGTATAGAAATATCTCTGTCAGATCGTCGTGCAATCTTCGATGAAGTATCCTCCTCGGCGTGAGTTACCGCATTGTCGGATGCTGCGGCAATTTCTGCAGTTTGCATCTCTTGACTGGCTTCCACCTGCTTCCTATACACATTCAGTAGAGTGATACCTTCCTCCGGGGACTCCTGCTGTATATCTTCCAGCTTTGTCCTTACAAATTCGTCAAATGTAAGTGATTTACCTTCCTTAGTAACTGGCACATTTAATTTCTGCGAATTTGTACGCGATTGTAATGTGAAAGATCGTTCTTCGTTCAATGCAAATTTCTCTGTATTTTTCACAGCGGTAGGACTATCGGTTGTAGCGCTCGCAGTCAGTAAATTCTGATTTTCGGAGTAATCGGATCGACCTGCCACTTTGCTCGAATTATCCTCTTGCGATAATAATTTCGTATcgctttccttttctttctcatcTAGATAAGTTTGTACAATACTGGAGAACAATTGACTCTTTGGTTTCTTGAACTCCACCTTAGGGACAAACTGTTCCGCTAACGATTCTCTGTctgtcaaaataatttttctgttcTTAAATTTCATCAGGTGCTCACCGAGCATGGGATTCAACGGTAGTCTACCCGCCCGGAATTCCTCCCAATTTTTAACCGCCACATTGTCGTACTGCAAAACCTTCTCCACCGATTTTGGCGACCACTTAGTCCGCAGGATTTTTTGTATCGTCTCTGGTAAGGCAGGAAAACTCTCGCTGAGTTTCTCCACTGTCCACTCGTCGGGATTGTGATTGTGTAACTTACGAATCAACTCGTTTTCCGCAAATGTGAGAAAACGTGgctctttctctttgaaaCACTTTTGGATGGCGATTCGTTGTTTAAGACGCTCCTTCCTGACTTTCGTCTCTCTGGAAAAAAGATTGATGCCGTCTAATAAATCAATTCGACGtgtttcattatatataacgtttttacaattttcaacattttagaAAATGATGTGAAGCAAACTTAGGTTAGGTAAAAGCAAGCTTAAATACTAGCTGTAAAatactacatatatacataaaattgtattacaaCAATTAAATGCAATGCATAGAATCTTCGTGTAAGTACAGACATAAATATACCTTTCATACATCCTGTGGCTCATACCAACGTTCATAAAGTCCGCCTCGAATTCGCTTACGTCTTCAGCGTCGAAACCATCAACCGATTCATCCTTTTCTATCATTTCCATTCTTTTACGAATACCGGCGAGTGGCTTGGTTAGAGAGGCAGGAATCGCTCTCTTGCTAAACATTCTGCGTAATATCGTCGTCATCGCTCTGATTTCGCTCATCGTGAGCCCAGGTTCTATCGTCCCACGATAATCGTGGGCCTCCCAACCTCAACTTGTTCGCAAAACAACACACCGGTCACCGGATCCACCGGATGGTCCACACGCGCGCCATCTGAGCTAATTAAAGAACCATTCAGAAATCAGACGGAGCACGGACTAAACAATTCGGACGGGTTAATTCTGTTGACACTCGCCTCTTTCACACTCTTTCACTTCAATTTCACTCGGAATAAGTACGTGTCATGCATTTTCAAGCacattaatatcaaattaatcgaAACACATAATTCAATACATGAATTGTTCTCTTACAGCATACgctcgtaaatatttatattgtctGAGGATACGTGAATATGAGGATAAGTGGAAGGAcatgtaaacaaaataaatctggaataaaatatttggaaaACAGGGAATTGTTTTTCCACTGACAATGCCCTGTTGCTGCGTCACAGGGTGCCACAACAGAGCGGAAAAGGGGCATAAACTCTATAAGCTGCCTCAAGGACATAGGAATGAAACGAGACGAAAATTGTGGATACAAAATATAGGCAGAAAGGGCAAACTGCCATTAAATGCATATGTTTGTCGAGTAAGGATTTGTTTTATGTGTTACATTATGTATCGAGAATTGTAGCCTCTagtatattcatattaatgtTGGAGTGATGCATATTAATAACTATATGTAAGGAAATATTCTATTGTTGTGCACAGTTCAAGTTACGTCAAAGGATTCCAGgatttaagtaatattatcGAAATGTCAGAATATTAATCGTTTTTAGGCTCACTTTACGGATGATCAGTTTGAGCTGAAAAGGGCAGACCATAAGAAGCTATTGAAGTGGAATGCTGTTCCTACAATATTCTCTCATTCCAGAACGATTAAACGCGAAAGTCCGTCAGAACAGGAAGCAGCTGTACTTACGAGGCATGAAACTAGCGATTCGCCGAAAAAAGCTACCGCAGAAGAGAGCTTGAAGACAGAATTCATAATAAAAACAGAAGTAGAAGAAAGCTGTAAAGATAATTCGGATGAAGTGTTGGCTTTAAAGTGCAAGTTAAATGCTTCCCTAAAAGAAATCCACACTTTGAGGACTACTATATTCCAGCTACAGGCAATAATAGAGAAATTAGTAGAGAAAAATTGTATGGACAAAACGTAACTGTGTCTTTCTAATAAGTGTAAGTTTAGCATCTTCGAGATGATGTACAGAaatctaaaattatacatCAATAACGGTTTGAAGAGTTATTTAGAAGATGGCTCAAATACTTTACATGACAATGTCGAAcgactatttatttaattgatgcTATTAGTGAATCTgcaatctaacaataaatttttacttttcacaGATTTCATAATTATTGGAAAAAGAACAATCATAATAAAACGGATATAATACAGTAGCAGCAAGCAGTTTAACCatgtaaagttttattaaaatatataaattatcttcaATCATAAAACATTGACTAATAACTCTTCAACAAATGTGATATGTGACGATTCTTATTGCGTactaaaaacaatatttgcttGACGAGTGTACAATagtgttaattaaatatagaaataaaaccaattttttgtcaaaaaatcaAGAATGAAATATGATTATCCTAAAACGGATTATCATTCACTTCGTAATCCCGTCACTCATGACTTTCAAGTCTTTCAACTCTCTAAATTAATCTATGAAACCAAGGTAGGAGTGATCAAATGCAAAACCTGTCAGTTGATCGTTCTTATACAGAACGTGTTACCCCAAGTTTAAGAGTGACATTACCAATGAATGTAATAGTTTAGTCTACAGTTTGCAAAATgtagaagataaaataatacattatcaaAATGAGAGATATGTTTACATTTCGTTTCATTGAAATATCTACAGGCAATTTTGGCGGCAAAAAGCACGTGGCCGCCACTCCCACACGCATTGGATATTCTCAGATAAATATGGGAAACCGGATTGGCCATCGCGTGGGACACGCGTCACTCCACTACTCCAGTTTTGTAAGCCTGGTTCTTCGTACCTGCACTTTCTGCACTTAAAATGAAGATTAGAGAAGACAcagtaattaaataagaaaaagataaataaggCGAATAGTCCAAAAAAGTTCAGCTACAAAGAACAAAGCTCTCGTGTCCCACGTGCGACAGCCGTTGTTCCCACGCGTCAGCGGGGCGTGCGAAGAGCCAGATTCGCGAAGTCTCTCGCGGGAGCCTCGGAGCCTTGTCAAAATTCTTGTCAAACGCAGGAAAAATGGCGGATGAAAGCGAGGATCAGTGGTTGTACGGGGATTCAACCGACAGCAAGGAATATATCCCGGCGAATATTCAATCGGAGATACAGCAGAATGACTCGATCCTCGCTGAGGCTCAAGAGAACTCCCAGACTCAGGAGGAGGTCAAGGTGGAATGTACCGGCGAAACACCGTCCGAGGTATGCGCGCGACCTAACCTCTCTCGATCGTTTACAATTGATTCTCCGCAAAATATCATGGagaaatttacatttgtttCGATTTCGACGATTTAGCACGCTTAATATCCCATGTCACGTACAGACTTCCAATTAAATATGCATACTTGCTTTAATGGCGCGACATAACCTGTACGTAACACTTTGACAATAAACAAGGTGTAAGAAGATCGCGTCACgtaagagtcacggtcggtcccGCTCCGCGTATACTTGGCATGAGACACTACCATGTCTCTTGATTTGTGTCAAAAAATTGgactccccccccccccccaattGATGACACGGAATCACGAAAATAGAAACGTGTCTATCCTATCCCAAacctctaaaaaaaaaactttgaaaataaacaaatgtataGATAGAAGAGAAAGATAAACATGTTTATCATGAACTATAGTTTGTGTAAATTGTATTTGtatcctttctttctttccaaAACGTTTGACCTTTTTGTACCTCGATATCGTTCTTAAagcacgtatttttttatagatgcAAGAGGCTGGCGACTCCCTTGGCGGTGGTGACGAAGAATCCTCTTTGTTGAATAATGCTCAAGAAGAGAATGCTGATGCGAATAAGAACGGGAGGGAAGCTTCTAGTCAGGAGGATGGCGAAGCAGCCAGCGAATCTGATTCCGATGACGATGTACACGTTGTTATCGGCGATATCAAATCGACTCCCGCTTACGGTAGTTTAAATATCAAGAGAGGAGGACTGCTAACCAACACGTCTGGTGTATCAGACAAGCTGAGCAAACAACCGGGAAAGTTCAGTATAGACGAATTCGAGACTATTGGCGTTATCAATGGGATACCGGCCCACGAATTCAATTTAGATCAATTGGAGGATAAACCATGGAGACAGCCTGGCGCGGATATCACGGATTACTTCAATTATGGCTTCAACGAAGACACCTGGAGAGCGTATTGCGAACGTCAAAAGCGGATGCGAAGTGAATCTGGAGTAGGATTGATTTTAAACGcgggtggtggtggtggtggtggcaATCCGGGGGGCATGAGAATGCCTCAAGTCGCGATAACCAACGACAACAGCAAATATTCCGGCATAATGGGTCCTAAGAGGGCAGGTCCGCCACCTGGAAGGAAAATGGCAGGAACTATAGACGTTATAGGAAGCTCCGGTTTAGCCTCCAGAAGAAATCTCGATAAATCCCCACCAAAGGGAAACGTTATACAAGTCATGACTGCCGACAGGAGAGAGTATTCCAGGAAACCAGGTTTCCCCGACATGAGCGTACCGCCTCCTGGAGCTGGaatgccgccgccgccgttcgATATGCCTCCGCCGGGATATGCTGGAGAACCCACGCCGTTCTACATGCCGGAAACCGATCCGTATTACCAGAGTTACGAGCCTACGCAGGACAGCCAGTGGGGCAATGACCCAGTAAGAATGCAACGCTGTACACTGCGCGTCAATGATTCCTTTCTTGAGGTAAACGGAAAACATAGAAGCCTAGAGACGTTATTGGTTACTTCTATTAAAGTCACTAGAACTTCTATGTCCCCTTCCCCCCTTATCTCAGAAAAGGAATCTTTGACGTGCAgtgtacaatataaattattcgaaaatagCATTTATTTGAATAGAACTATCTAATGTATAGCTATCTAatgtatatctaattatatagcAATTTTTAAGCTGTATAACATTCGATGATTCTATATTCTACACTAGAAAAGTAAAGctaacttttttctttttatcaaagacATGGCAGCCGACAAATCTAGCGATCCCGATGACTGAAGGTGAAGACGACAAAGACATGGGACCTAAGACGATACCTACGATGGTTCCACCAACGTCCATTCCTCCTTTGATGCCGCGCGATCAGAGGGACGGCAGAGATCGGGAGCGAGACAGGGATAGAGATCGGGACCGAGAAATGGAGTCTATGAGTAGAGATAGGGACAAGGATAGAGATCGCGATCGTGATAGGGAGAAGGATTCCATGATGAGGGACCGCGATAGAGATAGGGACTCTATGACGCGAGATGAGGATCGAGAGCGCGACAGATCCAGATCTCAATATCGACATAAAGATCGGTAATAATCtgttcttctttcttctccaGAATTCTATATCAGACGCTACGTATggtataatttctataatatgttaatttatgttaacTCCGGTATTTTTTAGACATCGGCATCGATCAAGATCACGATCTCGCAGGCACAAGTCGAGATCACGAAGTCCGAGTCGGCGTAAGAAGAAATCCAGACGTTCGGATAGAGAGCGTTCCAAGGAAGAAAGCGAATAAGCGCGTGTAAAACCTTACTGTGTTAATTTACGGCGTCGTAGCTGGAAGCACCATAGAATTAAGAtcattttgcataaaataatattccgaCTGTTGCCGAGTATAGTATACGCATCGGTAATATTATTCACAaaagctaattgtaagatatacaGACTACTAATTGTCAGatataagaaatgaaatgTATAGCGATTCCTGCGGAAGTTacaaatgatataatttttgacacgagtaaattattaatgcagACAATTAAAGTTGGATATACAGATTGATGGAAGATTACagataaagaagataaaaactTTACGTTTTATTATGTATGTTTAAGACCTGCCTTTtagaagtaaaatattttttattgtatctgCACATTGATTTCTGTGTGTGAATGTAATCGACGAAAAGAATACTGATATGATAAA is a window of Temnothorax longispinosus isolate EJ_2023e chromosome 1, Tlon_JGU_v1, whole genome shotgun sequence DNA encoding:
- the Fip1 gene encoding uncharacterized protein Fip1 isoform X1, producing MADESEDQWLYGDSTDSKEYIPANIQSEIQQNDSILAEAQENSQTQEEVKVECTGETPSEMQEAGDSLGGGDEESSLLNNAQEENADANKNGREASSQEDGEAASESDSDDDVHVVIGDIKSTPAYGSLNIKRGGLLTNTSGVSDKLSKQPGKFSIDEFETIGVINGIPAHEFNLDQLEDKPWRQPGADITDYFNYGFNEDTWRAYCERQKRMRSESGVGLILNAGGGGGGGNPGGMRMPQVAITNDNSKYSGIMGPKRAGPPPGRKMAGTIDVIGSSGLASRRNLDKSPPKGNVIQVMTADRREYSRKPGFPDMSVPPPGAGMPPPPFDMPPPGYAGEPTPFYMPETDPYYQSYEPTQDSQWGNDPVRMQRCTLRVNDSFLETWQPTNLAIPMTEGEDDKDMGPKTIPTMVPPTSIPPLMPRDQRDGRDRERDRDRDRDREMESMSRDRDKDRDRDRDREKDSMMRDRDRDRDSMTRDEDRERDRSRSQYRHKDRHRHRSRSRSRRHKSRSRSPSRRKKKSRRSDRERSKEESE
- the Fip1 gene encoding uncharacterized protein Fip1 isoform X2, producing MADESEDQWLYGDSTDSKEYIPANIQSEIQQNDSILAEAQENSQTQEEVKVECTGETPSEMQEAGDSLGGGDEESSLLNNAQEENADANKNGREASSQEDGEAASESDSDDDVHVVIGDIKSTPAYGSLNIKRGGLLTNTSGVSDKLSKQPGKFSIDEFETIGVINGIPAHEFNLDQLEDKPWRQPGADITDYFNYGFNEDTWRAYCERQKRMRSESGVGLILNAGGGGGGGNPGGMRMPQVAITNDNSKYSGIMGPKRAGPPPGRKMAGTIDVIGSSGLASRRNLDKSPPKGNVIQVMTADRREYSRKPGFPDMSVPPPGAGMPPPPFDMPPPGYAGEPTPFYMPETDPYYQSYEPTQDSQWGNDPTWQPTNLAIPMTEGEDDKDMGPKTIPTMVPPTSIPPLMPRDQRDGRDRERDRDRDRDREMESMSRDRDKDRDRDRDREKDSMMRDRDRDRDSMTRDEDRERDRSRSQYRHKDRHRHRSRSRSRRHKSRSRSPSRRKKKSRRSDRERSKEESE